The DNA sequence GGCGATCATGATCAGCGACAGCAGCCAGTTGCCCGCACCCGGCCCGAACAGCGTCGCCACGACCGCAAGGCCCATGCCGACGATGCCGTACCAGATCGCGCGTTTGGCGCTTTCCTGTCCCGACAGCCCGCCAAGCGACAGGATGAACAGGACCGAGGCGACCACATAGGCCGCAGTGGTGAATCCGTATTCCATTGTCCCGACCCCTTACGACTTCTGGAACATGGCAAGCATGCGCCGGGTGACCATGAAGCCACCAAAGATGTTGACCGATGCCATCAGCACGGCCAGCGCGCCCAGGATCACGACCCAGGCCGATCCCGACCCGATCTGCATCAGCGCGCCCAAGATGATGATCGAACTGATCGCGTTCGTGATGGCCATCAGCGGCGTGTGCAGCGAATGCGCCACGTTCCAGATCACCCGGAAGCCCACGAAACAGGCCAGCACGAAGACGATGAAGTGCGACATGAAGCTGGCGGGGGCGATCAGCCCAATCAGCAGCACGACCAGGCCACCGCCCAGCAGAAGCTTGATCTGGCTGGCGGTCTCGGCCTTGAAGGCCGCGGCGTCGGCGGCGCGGCGTTCGTCGGGGGTCAGCTCCTTCTTCTTCTCCTTGGGCTTCTGCGCGGCAATGGCGGCGACCTTGGGCGGCGGGGGCGGCCAGGTCACGTCGTGGTCATGCACGACCGTCGCGCCGCGGATGACGTCGTCCTCCATGTTGTGGACGATGACGCCATCCTTCTTGGGCGTCAGGTCGGCCACGAAATGGCGGATGTTGTTGCCGTACAGCTCGGAGGCCTGCGCGCCCATGCGCGACGGAAAGTCGGTATAGCCGACGATGACCACGCCGTTGTCGGTGACGATGCGTTCGTCCGGCACGGTCAGCTCGCAGTTGCCGCCCTTTTCGGCCGCCAGATCGATGATGACGCTGCCCTGCTTCATCATGGCCACCATGTCGGCGGTCCACAGCTTGGGCGCGTCGCGGCCGGGGATCAGCGCCGTGGTGATGACGATGTCCATCTGGGGTGCCAGCTCGCGGAACCGGGCCAGCTGCTTCTCACGAAACTCGGGGCTCGACGGCGCGGCATAGCCGCCCGTGGCGGCGCCGTCCTGCGCGGGCGCGTCGAAGTCCAGATAGACGAACTCGGCACCCATCGATTCGATCTGTTCGGCCACTTCGGGGCGGACGTCAAAGGCATGGACCTGCGCGCCAAGGCTGACCGAGGTGCCGATGGCCGCAAGACCCGCGACCCCTGCCCCCACGACCAGCACCTTGGCCGGCGGGACCTTGCCTGCCGCCGTCACCTGTCCGGTGAAGAAGCGGCCAAAGTTGTTCGCCGCCTCGATGACGGCGCGATAGCCCGCGATGTTGGCCATCGACGACAGCGCGTCCATCTTCTGCGCGCGGCTGATGCGCGGCACCATGTCCATGGCGATCGCGGTGATGCCCTGGTCCTTGGCCTGCGCCAGCAGTTCGGCGTTCTGCGCCGGATAGAAGAACGAGATCAGCGTCTGCCCCGCCTTCATCTGGCCGATCTCGGCCGTGGTCGGCTGGCGCACCTTGGCCACCACGTCCACCGCATCGATCAGCTCAGCCGCGGTCTGGCAGACCGTCACGCCGGCGCCGCGATAGTCGTCGTCAGCGAAACCCGCGCGCGCGCCCGCGCCGCTTTCCACGAACACGTCATGCCCCAGCTTGCCCAGATGCGCGGCGGTGGATGGCGTGATCGCCACCCGCGCCTCGCCTTCAAAGCTTTCCCTCGTTGCGCCAATCTTCATGGCTCTGATGCCCCCCGGTCTGGTGATCTTTCGTCGCAGACGTCATAGCATCGCGAAATATTGTTTCACAAGGCTGCGCTGTCGCGACCGGCTCGGAAAGACAACTGCGGCGGCTTGGGAACAACTGGTCCAGCGCATGTGAAAACGGCCCGGATGCGGATGCATCCGGGCCGTTCCGTGACCTGACCGGTCGGATCAGTTGGCCGGGGCCGGCGTCGTGGTGGTCGCCGGTGCGGTGGTCGCAGGCGCAGGGGTGGTCGCGGGCTCTTCGACGCTGACGGCGTCGTCAACGGCGTCAGCCGCACTGTCGGCTGCCTCTGCTGCGGCATCCGCTGCGTTCGATGCGGCCTCGCCTGCACCGTCAACGGCATTGTCGATCGCGGTGCCGGCTGCGTCGGCTGCATTGCCTGCGGCTTCGACCGCGCTGTCGGCAGCGGCGCCGGCGGCATCGGCGGCGTCGTCAGCTGCATCGGCGGCACCGGCGGCGGCGTCATCGGCGGCCTCGGACGCGCTCTCGGCTGCAGCCTCTGCTTCGGCTGCCGCGTTGTCGGCAGCGGCTTCGGCCTCGGACGCCGCGGCATCGACTTCGGGTTCTTCGACGACGGCGGGGGCCGTGGTCGTCTCGGGGGCGGGTTCGGTGGTCGTCACCGTGGTGGTGTCACCTTCGACGACGGTCGTGTCATCAGCCATGAAACGCTGCAGCACGAAATAGGCCAGCGCCAGCGCCAGCAGGACACCGATGATCAGCGGCAGCGCGGAAGACTTGCGCTCCACCGGCTCGACATAGGTTTCCTTGGGGGTGGTGCCGGGTTTCACGCGGTTCGGATCGTTGGGATCATAGCTCATGCAGGTCTCCGATTCAGACTGTATTTTGACCGGGTTAGGTCGCGAAGCTGTGGCGTGTGACCGTTCGGCTGTCAACCGCCAACGCCCGACGCCACGCCTTGCGAGCCGGCGTTCAGGCGATTAACACCGACTAAAGGCCGGGGTTCCGCTTGCGGCCGCATTTTTACGAAAGGCCGCTGACCATGTCCGTCGAGAAACCGCAGCCTGTCCAGCACCTTGCCGATTACCGTCCCTGGCCGTTCACCCTGTCACAGACCCGGCTGGACGTGACCCTGGCCCCCCGCGACACGGTCGTTCTGACCGAACTGGACCTGGAGCCGTCGGACCAGCCGGTCGATCTAGTGCTGGATGGCGGCGCGGGGCTGCGTTTGCAGTCGCTGCGCATCGACGGGCTGACCGTGGACCCGGCCCACGTCCTTCGCGATGACGAGACGCTGACCATCCGCGCCGCCGCCCTGCCCCGCGTGCCCTTCACGCTGGCGACCGACGTGCGCATTGATCCGCAGGACAACACCGCCTTCGAGGGGCTGTATCTGTCGGGCGGCATCTTCTGCACCCAGTGCGAGGCCGAGGGGTTTCGCCACATCACCTTCTATCCCGACCGCCCGGACGTGATGACCACGTTCCGCGTGACGCTGCGCAGCGACCTGCCGGTGCTGCTGTCGAACGGCAACCCCGTGCGCGCCCAGGACGGCGTCGCGGAATGGAACGACCCCTGGCCCAAGCCTGCCTATCTGTTCGCGCTGGTGGCGGGCGATCTGGTGGCGGTCAGCGACAGCTTTACCACCCGGTCGGGGCGCGCGGTCGATCTGAACGTCTGGGTCCGTCCCGGCGATCAGGACCGCGCGGGCTTTGCGATGGAGAGCCTGATCGCGTCGATGCGCTGGGACGAGGACGTCTATGGCCGCGAATATGACCTGGATGTGTTCAACATCGTCGCGGTCGACGATTTCAACATGGGCGCCATGGAAAACAAGGGGTTGAACATCTTCAACTCGAAACTGGTGCTGGCCTCTCCGGATACCGCGACCGATGGCGACTACGAGCGGATCGAGGCGGTGATCGCGCACGAGTATTTCCACAACTGGACCGGTAACCGCATCACCTGCCGCGACTGGTTCCAGCTGTGCCTCAAGGAAGGGCTGACGGTCTTTCGCGACCAGCAGTTCACCAGCGACCTGCGCTCGGCCGCGGTCAAGCGGATCGAGGATGTGCAGACCCTGCGCGCGCGCCAGTTCCGCGAGGATCAGGGTCCGCTGGCGCACCCCCCGCGTCCCGACCGGTACGAGGAGATCAACAACTTCTATACCGCGACGGTCTATGAGAAGGGCGCCGAGGTCATCGGCATGCTGAAGCGGCTGGTTGGCGACGACGGCTATGCCCGCGCGCTGGACCTGTACTTCGACCGCCACGACGGCGATGCCGCCACCATCGAGGATTGGCTGAAGGTCTTCGAGGATGCCACCGGCCGCGACCTTGCCCAATTCAAGCGCTGGTACACCGACGCCGGGACCCCTGTCCTGACCCTGCAGGAAACCTGGCAGGACGGCACGCTGACGCTGCACTTCACGCAGCAGACGCCGCCCACTCCCGGCCAACCTGACAAGCCCGCCCGCGTCATCCCGATCGCGGTCGGCCTGATCGGCCCGAACGGTGACGAGGTCGCGCCGACCCGCGTCCTGGAGATGACCGAGGATCGGCAAAGCTTTAGCTTCGAAGGTCTGGGCGCACGGCCCGTCGCCTCGGTCCTGCGCGGGTGCTCTGCCCCCGTGATGCTGCAGCGGCAGATGGACGATGCGACGCGGGCCTTCCTGCTGGCCCATGACACCGACCCCTTTGCCCGGTGGGAGGCAGGGCGCGAACTGGCGCTGTCCGCCTTGACCCAGCTGGCGCGCGGAGCGGATGCGGGCGACGACTACATCACCGCGATCGGCGCGCTGGCCGGCGATGCCGATGCCGATCCGGCATTCCGTGCGCTGTGCCTGAACCTGCCCGGCGAGGAGGAGATCGCGACCCGTCTGGCCACCACCGGCACCACGCCCGACCCCGATGCGATCCAACAGGCGCGTGCGGGGCTGGCCCGCCGCATTGCCATGGCGCATCAGGATCTGCTGGCAGAACTGTACGACACGATGACCGTGCCGGGCGCCTATTCCCCCGATGCGGACGCGGCTGCGCGCCGGTCGCTGCGCATCGCGGCGCTGGGGTTGCTGGGGCGGATCGACGGCGGCGACCGGGCCGAGGTGCTGTTCGGCATCGCGGGCAACATGACCGAACGCATGGCCGCACTGGCCGTGCTGTTGCGCCTTGGCCGCGGCGACAGCGCGTTGCGGATGCTGCACGACGAGTTCGCCGACAACCGGCTGGTCATGGACAAATGGTTCGGCATCCAGGTCATGGCCGCGCCCCCGTCTGACGCCGTCGCCGTCGCGGAACGGCTGGCCGCGCGCCCCGATTTCGACTGGAAGAACCCCAACCGCTTTCGCGCGCTGCTGGGCGGTCTGGCGGCGAA is a window from the Paracoccus marcusii genome containing:
- a CDS encoding Re/Si-specific NAD(P)(+) transhydrogenase subunit alpha translates to MKIGATRESFEGEARVAITPSTAAHLGKLGHDVFVESGAGARAGFADDDYRGAGVTVCQTAAELIDAVDVVAKVRQPTTAEIGQMKAGQTLISFFYPAQNAELLAQAKDQGITAIAMDMVPRISRAQKMDALSSMANIAGYRAVIEAANNFGRFFTGQVTAAGKVPPAKVLVVGAGVAGLAAIGTSVSLGAQVHAFDVRPEVAEQIESMGAEFVYLDFDAPAQDGAATGGYAAPSSPEFREKQLARFRELAPQMDIVITTALIPGRDAPKLWTADMVAMMKQGSVIIDLAAEKGGNCELTVPDERIVTDNGVVIVGYTDFPSRMGAQASELYGNNIRHFVADLTPKKDGVIVHNMEDDVIRGATVVHDHDVTWPPPPPKVAAIAAQKPKEKKKELTPDERRAADAAAFKAETASQIKLLLGGGLVVLLIGLIAPASFMSHFIVFVLACFVGFRVIWNVAHSLHTPLMAITNAISSIIILGALMQIGSGSAWVVILGALAVLMASVNIFGGFMVTRRMLAMFQKS
- the pepN gene encoding aminopeptidase N gives rise to the protein MSVEKPQPVQHLADYRPWPFTLSQTRLDVTLAPRDTVVLTELDLEPSDQPVDLVLDGGAGLRLQSLRIDGLTVDPAHVLRDDETLTIRAAALPRVPFTLATDVRIDPQDNTAFEGLYLSGGIFCTQCEAEGFRHITFYPDRPDVMTTFRVTLRSDLPVLLSNGNPVRAQDGVAEWNDPWPKPAYLFALVAGDLVAVSDSFTTRSGRAVDLNVWVRPGDQDRAGFAMESLIASMRWDEDVYGREYDLDVFNIVAVDDFNMGAMENKGLNIFNSKLVLASPDTATDGDYERIEAVIAHEYFHNWTGNRITCRDWFQLCLKEGLTVFRDQQFTSDLRSAAVKRIEDVQTLRARQFREDQGPLAHPPRPDRYEEINNFYTATVYEKGAEVIGMLKRLVGDDGYARALDLYFDRHDGDAATIEDWLKVFEDATGRDLAQFKRWYTDAGTPVLTLQETWQDGTLTLHFTQQTPPTPGQPDKPARVIPIAVGLIGPNGDEVAPTRVLEMTEDRQSFSFEGLGARPVASVLRGCSAPVMLQRQMDDATRAFLLAHDTDPFARWEAGRELALSALTQLARGADAGDDYITAIGALAGDADADPAFRALCLNLPGEEEIATRLATTGTTPDPDAIQQARAGLARRIAMAHQDLLAELYDTMTVPGAYSPDADAAARRSLRIAALGLLGRIDGGDRAEVLFGIAGNMTERMAALAVLLRLGRGDSALRMLHDEFADNRLVMDKWFGIQVMAAPPSDAVAVAERLAARPDFDWKNPNRFRALLGGLAANHAGFHAADGSGYAFTADWLMRMDAVNPQIAARMSTAFETWPRYDAARRDHARNALERIASLAGLSRNTREMVSRMIAAGR